The window AATTTGGGAAGAGCTTGCGTCAATTGGCCTAGTTCTGACGCTAAAAATGGGACCACCAGCGACAAAAGGAAAACTACCAGCCCAAAAAATGCCAGGTACAAAAACAACACTCCCAGAAGACGAGGAATTTTTTTCTCTTCAAGCCAGTTTGCGAAAGGGCCGACGGCTGATGCGATAATTATGGCCAAAAACAAAATAATAATCACGTCTCTGACAAGATATAGAAAAACCAAACCCAGGAGGATGAATACCACCTTGAAAATTGCTGATGTATGGATGTCGATGGTTTGATGGTCTGGCATTTTGTTATTCTACCACGAATTCAAAATTTCTTTAATCTCTTTGTTTTCCCCCTTAAGCGGCCCGATTATTGCAAGATTAAGTTTTTCCGGCTTGAAAACATCGCGGGCCACCTCCAAAATATCCTCGCGTGTTATCGCGGTTATCTTGGCAAGACGCTGTTCAGGTGTTTCAATTTTATGTTCCAGCAGTTCCTGCTCACCGTAAAATGAGGCCATATCATCTGACTGCTCCAATCCTATGACAAACGAACCAAGAATCTGATCTTTTACTCTTTTTAATTCTTTTTCATTGACTAATTCTTCAACAAGTTTTTTATGCTCAGCAAGAATTACTTTTAAACCTTCGTTTAGGTTGGCGTTATTTAATCCTGCATAGGTAACCAGATTGCCGGTTTCATTATAGGCTGTCACGCCAGTTCTAACCCTATAGGCCAAACCGCGTTTTTCCCTGATTTCCACAAAAAGACGGGAACTCATTCCCCCGCCAAGTATTATAGCTAATATTTCCAAGGCTTCATATTTAGGATGAAAACGGCTATATGAACGAAAGCCGACGTTAATGTGTGTCTGGTCTGTTTTTTTATATTCAATTATAAGCCGGGGCTGTTTTTGGTCATCGTCCGTTACCGGCGGTTCAGTTCGTTGGCCATTGCGAATGTTGTCAAAATATTTGTTAATTTTTTCCTTAATTTCACCGCTAACAATATTTCCGGCAACAGCAATAACAGTATTGTTGTCAAAATAGTGGCTTTTGAAATAGTCCAGAAGATCTTGATGGCGCATCTTGTCTATATTTTCTTTTGTACCGCCTATATCCCATCCCAACGGCTGATCGCCATACATAAGAGTCTCGAAGATCTCAGCAACTCGGCGAGGCGGATGATCCATATACATATTTATTTCTTCTTTGATCGGACCTCTCTCTTTATCCATTTCGTGAGTATCAAATTTGGAATTTTGGAAAATATCAGAAATTACATCTAAAGCAATATCAACTTTTTCTGCGGCACATTTCACATAATAGCCGGTATATTCTTTTGAAGTAAAAGCGTTGTATTCAGCGCCGAGCGAGTCTAGCTCTTGCGATATATCCAGAGAACCAGGACGCTTAGTGGTACCTTTGAACATCATGTGCTCCAAGAAATGCGATATGCCGTTTATCTCTTTGGCCTCATAGCGGGAACCGGTGGCCACCATTACCAAAACCGTTACGCTTTTTGTATGCTCCATTGGCACGGTTATCAGCCGTAATCCGTTAGAGTAGGTGTGGAGATCGTAGTGATTGTTAGATTTTGACCGCATTGGACTTGATAATAACATGATTTAAGCCCAAAGACAAACCACGCTTTAAAGCGTGGTTTGTCTTTGGGCTTCGGAACACTATGAATTTAATTTGCCTAACAAATGTTCGCTTAGGTTTGCAATCTCTATTCTTTCCTGCTCCATAGTATCGCGGTCACGGACGGTAACTTTTTTGTCATTGATTGAATCAAAATCGTAAGTTACACAAAACGGGGTGCCGATTTCATCTTGGCGACGATAACGCTTGCCGATGGATGCCGTCTCGTCATACTGGCACATAAAGTGCTTCTGAAGATCACGGTAAATTTGGTAGGATGGCTTGGTTAATTCTTCTTTACGAGACAGCGGCAACACGGCAACTTTTATCGGCGCAAGAACCCTTGGCAAACGCAAAACAACCTCTTTCTCGTGTACTGCCTCCTCATCGCCTGATCTTGCTTCAACTTCTTCATAACTATTCACCAATACGGCCAACATTAATCTTTCCAAACCACAAGTTGGCTCTACAACATAAGGTAAAAATTCATCTTCTGTTTCAGGGTCTCGGTATTTCAAGTTCTGACCCGATAACTTCTCGTGATTTTTCAAGTCAAAATCAGTTCTTGAGGCAAGACCCGTCAGCTCGCCCCAACCGAAAGGAAATTCGTATTCCAAATCCGCCGTGCCCTTTGAGTAATGGGCCAATTTTTCTTTTGGATGCACATATCTTCTTATTTTGTTCTTATCCAACATTAGATTGTCAGTTAAAAACTTTTCGAGAAGTTCATCCCAATTTTTATAATGCTCGTCCTCAGTCCCGGGCTTAACAAAATATTCCAGTTCGGCAATGGTAAATTCTTTAGTGCGAAAAATAAAATTGCCCGTCGTAATCTCGTTGCGGAATGCCTTGCCAATCTGAGCAATGCCGAATGGTAGTCGTTTGCGAGTAGTTTCAAGTATTGTTTTAAAATCCGTAAACATTGTCTGCGCCAATTCCCCCCTTAAATAGGCCAGGTGCTGTTGATCTTCCACCGGACCGATATAAGTTTTGAAAAGCAGATTAAAGTTTTTGGGTTCTGTCCACTCGGCTTTGCCTTTGTGCAATTCGGCATGCTCTTTTAACTCCTCTTCTTTGTCCTGACGAAATCTTTCATGGCAAATTTTGCACTCCACCAACGGATCAGTAAAACTTTGCAAGTGCCCCGATGCTTCCCAGACCTTGGGATTCATGATAACCGGCCCGCGCAAACCAACAATGTCATCTCGCTCCTGCACGAATGTCTTCCACCACAAACTGGCGATATTATTAAATAACTCATTACCAAGATGCCCAAGGTCCCAACTATTTGCTAAACCGCCGTAAATCTCGCTCCCGGGAAAAACAAAACCACGCCGCTTGCAAAGCGACACTACTTTTTCTAGCAAATTTTCGTTTTCTTTTTTCATTATTTAGGGCTGGACCGCTCCGCTTTGATTCGTATCGCTCATGTTGTTCGTGCTTACGTCAATTATTGTACGGGTTATTTTTTCTTTAGTAAACGTATCCACACCGTCCAATCTCACGTTCTTCAAAAGTGCCACCAATTCTCCAACCTGGTTAGTTGACGGAGTAATTGATATTTGGAAATAAGATTCAAATTTCGGAAAACTAACCCCGGTTCCCGCAGGCAAGGTACCCAAATCCCAAACGACAGCGTTCAATCGCGTGTCATAAATCGGCTCAATGCCAGTTCCGCTGACTTTACTCACATTTTCCCAATTAACCCCGGGAGCCAGGGTCGCCGTAACTTTGGCTTGTGATAAGTCGTTGGATGGATTGACCAAATTCCAATTAACAGTAAGACTCGTTTTCTGATTGACTTTGGGCGGAAAAGGGCCGCTTGAACCGGAAGTTGGATTACTTACTAAAAGTTTTTGGTCAAATGTCGGCGCCGTAGATATGCGGGTTACCAACTCACCACCAGCGGTCAGTTTATCAAGATCAAGACCAGATGGCACGTTTGGCGTTTCCAGACGAGCAGTCACCTTAACAAAAGAGTCGCTCGCACCAAAACTGCCCGAAAAACTTTTTCTCAGATAAACCTCAAACTCAACTGACCCATCTCGATTCCTTGGTAAAAGGTTAAGCGTTGACACAGTTGAAGCGTTCCAGAATATAGTATTTTGCCGGCTATCAAAAAATCCGTCAGACTTTACGGTGACAAAATCATACATGTCGCCGTCCAAGCGCACTGACAAACTTAATCCTGTTATATCCGCATCATTATTATTCCGGAAAAGTATTTTGTATTTTAAAACATCACCCAAATGGGCTACATAGTCAGCAGAGTCATTAATCTTAAGCTCAAGAGAAAGAGGCGGGGTAGAAATAACCGAAGAGGCTTGGGATTTTTCAAAATCAACATAGACATCACCGCTCGGCGTGGTTATTTTTTTCTGGAGAGTAACCGATACGGTTTTGGTTTCTTTCTCGTTACCGCTAAGTATTCCTTGAATGGTAATTCTTGAACTGTCGCCCTGTTTTAGCTTGGGTATATCCCATATCGCTTGACCCCGCACGTTTAACGATGAACTAGGTGAAAATTTATTAGGTAAGAAACCTTCTGGATATTTAAATATGAAACGTAGGTTTTCAAGATCTTGGCTAGACTGGTTACGATAATCTATAAGATAACTTGTGCTCTGGCCGCTTATAACCGTAGGAGTCGCAACAAATGTAATAGGCACAGCCAGGGTTGTTATGGTAGTTGCAAGAGACGCCTCTTTTTGAAACGTTGAACTTAATTTACCAGCTCTATAAGTAAGTACCGCCTTGAGCGTCTTAATATTTCCGCTATCACCCACAATATATGCCGTTAATTCTTTCTCTCCAGCTTCATTACTATTAACAGTGCCTAAGTCAAAATTTTCTGTTGTCAGATTTATGATGTTACCATCCCTGACAACTATAGAGTCTGTCGGATAAAAAATATTAAGTTTTACGTCTGAAAGAGAAACTGCGCTGCTATTTTTGTAAGTTAATTTATATGTTACCAACTCACCACCAGTTACTTCTTTCGAACCATCAACCTTCAATTCAACGCCACTTTCACGAAATGACCCACGCCCCCAAAAGAAAAAAATAACGGCAATCAACAAAAGTATTACTAAACCATAAATAATATGCTTTGTTTTTAAGAAGTTAAAAATTGGCCACCTTGATAGCTGTTCAATAATAGAAGGATTTTGCAATGGTTCAACTTTGAATTCCATAACTCTAAAAACTTATTTTATTCTAGCACTTTTCTTGCAAATTGTGATGACTTGAATTGTGCATTAGCCACGTACTCAATAGGCACACTCGGATCGTAACCTAGAGTTTTTAGAATTTCCTGGCGAGTTTCAGCAATTAATTTGGGCCAGTCGATCGCCAATAATGATTGCCCGTTATAAATCTCTAATCGCGTCAACAAAAAATCCCACAACTTGGGATCAGACTCGCCCTCAAAAACCAGTTTATCAAAACATTCAAGTAAAAAAAACGCCGCGGCCATAGCTGAAAGCGATGATTTTAAATGTGGAAACGCCTTAAGACAGTATGCACTGGTTATAATAGGATGACTATTTTTATGTACCAGTGAAAAATCAACCAAATTAAGTATATCAAGATGGCCGGCCTGTTTGGATGTGGGCTGTAATATACCTTTGGCTTGATAAATCTGTTTACCCGAGTCTTTGATATAACAAATCACCAGCGCATCATATTCCCGAATCGGAATTTTTTTTAGAATTATTGCTTGAGTTCTCATCCCAAAAGTTCTTTTACTATTTTGCTCACCGCACCGCCATCTGCTTTACCTTTGAGTTTTGCCATAACCGCTCCGATTACTTTGCCCATATCCTTGATCCCAGCGGCACCAAGTTCAGAAATAGTTTTTTGTACTTCAGCGCGAATTCCGTCCTCGCTAAGCTGTTCCGGCAGATATGTCAGCAAAATATCTAATTCTGACTTTTCTTTTTGTGCCAGATCATCACGGCCGCCAGTCTTAAATTGCTCCATCGCCTCTTTTCGTTTCTTCACCTCACTCCCAATTACTCCAATAATTTCCTCGTCCATCAGCTGGCTCTGTTTCTCAAGCTCACCAGCATCACTGATTGTTTTACTTAATTGCTGGCGTTTCATCAATTCCTTATTTTTAACCGCAGTCATCAACATACCCAAAACCAACCGTTTGAGCTGGTCCTTTTCCTTTAGTGCCATATTTAAGTCGTTTTGTAGTTGTTGTTTTATCATAAAATCCTTATTTTAAGCCATTTTTTAGCATTTTCCAGTAAAATACTTGACAAACACACACCGAATTTGCTATACTTAAGTGACAGGCTGGTGATCCGGGCACAGCGGTTTTATGCAGCACCCACAGACATTTTTGATTGTGGTCTACCGGACCCAGCCTTGTTCTTTCTTCACCTTCGTAAAAAGGGGTGAAATTCCTCGGCCTCTGGAATCTTCCAGTATTCAGGGGCGGCAAGCTTGGCTAGGCCAAGACTTACTTTATTCGCATTGGACCGAAAAACTGGACGGTCCCGCCAATACTCCTTTATGGCGCAAGGGAGACGTGCTCGGCAAGCTATCACGATAGGCCGAGCTTTTTATTTTTCAAAACTACTCAAAAAATTACAACTGCGGGAGCCGATACCAATCGGCGATTTTTATTACTCCACACAAGATGTAGGTGAGACGAGCGACTATAGTGAGTTACCGGATTTTCGTCATTCGTCTGCCGACTAACAAATTGCCGAGTTGAGCGTACCTGCCTGCCGGCAGGCAGGTATTGTTCCGTTTGAAATATGCGGGTTGCGAAGCAGGAATGGATAACCGCATATTTCCAGGAACAATAGCTCAACGAGAATAATTTGTAGGAAGACATGACGTTGAAAGAAAATCAGGTAACGAACTATAGTCCGAGCTTCTGTTTTAATTTTTTCTTTTCGTCTTCAAATACCTCTTCTTCATACTGCCCGAATCGTTCCATTCTTTTCCTTAGCCCACGTAATTCCTCGCGCATAATCGCACGGTTTTTTTCAACGCGCTCATTTGGCTTCTTGGTAAAGTATCTGGCAGATTTAGCTCGAACCAAAAGCCGGCTCTGCTGAACCAACCGACTAAAGCGCCTCATCAGTGAACCTACGCTTTCATTTGGTTTTCGTTTAACTTCCATAAAATCCTCCTTCCTTGCCTCGCCATAGCCACAAGGACGAGGGCGGGTCAAAATTATTTTGTGTCACTTACGATTTTAGCTCCCAACTTCTTCCCTCCCAATAAATGTACGTGCAAATGCGGAACTAGCTGTCCGCCGTGCTCCCCATGATTTATTATCAGACGAAATCCCTTTTCTTCCAACCCTAATTTTTTTGCAACCTGACTTGCAGCCATCATTAATTCTCCAAGTAATTTGGCATCATTTTCAGTAACTGAACAAATATCAGCCAAGTGCTTCCTGGGAATAATCAAAACGTGAACCGGTGCCTGCGGGTGTATATCATTAATCGCAATCCAACCGTTGTCCTCTGCCACAATATCAGACGGCAATTCTTTATTTAAAATTTTACAGAAAACATCTTGAATCATTCTTTTTTGAGGCGTTGTTTTACAGCCACCAGTATTTTTTCCTGCGAAATAGTCTCCTGCACTCCGGAATCCATTTCCCGCAATATAACCGTTCCATCCAACGCCTCTTTCTGGCCGATTATTAGTGTATATTTTATTCCAAGACGATTTGCAATTCTTAATTGCGACTTGATGCTGTCCCTACCAAACGAAGCTCTGGTCGCAACACCGTGCTTACGAAATTCTTCAAAAAGAAGCAAACCCTTTCTTTTGGCTAACTCGCCCAATTGAGTAACAAAAACTCTGGCTTGCGGGTGATGTTCTGGTGCCTCAATGCCGGCTTCTTTAAGTTTCAATATAACGCGTTCAATACCCATACCCCAACCAGATGCTGGAGTCTTGGGCCCGCCAAGCATACTTACTAGTTTGTCGTACCGTCCTCCACTGCATAATGCCCACATTAACTGGCTATCACCTTCTTTTTCCTCTGGCCAAATTTCAAAAACAGTTCGCGTATAATAATCTAGTCCCCTGACTAAACGCGGCTCAAGCAAGTACGGAATCTTGGTTTCATCTAAAAATTCCAGCACATTCTTAAAATGCAGCTTGCAGTCTTCATCAAGAAAATCAACCATCTGAGGCGCATCCTTGCCTAAGTCTCTACAATTCTGCTCCTCACAATCCAACAAACGCAAAATATTTGTTTTCAATCTTTTCTTGCATTTATTGCAAACTTTTTTGCCGCGGTTACGATAAAAGTCCTTCAACGCTTTCAAATATTGCGGCCGGCAACTGGAATCACCTATACTGTTCACTTTAACAATTAGGTTTTTAAGACCAAGGCTTTCCAGCAATTTATATCCAATAAAAATTAGAGACGCATCGGTAGCTGCATTATCGTCGCCGAATGACTCAACGCCCAATTGGTGAAATTGGCGAAATCTGCCAGCTTGCGGATTGTCATGCCTGAAAAATTGGCCTGCATACCAAAGCTGAACCGGATGAGGCATAACGGACATTCCATGTTCAATATATGCCCTGGCAACCGCCGCGGTACCTTCTGGTCTTAATGATAATTCATCTCCGCCTTTGGTTTTAAAATTATACATTTCTTTCTCTATTATATCGCTCGCCTCACCGACAGAACGAGTAAAAAGCTGAGTCGACTCAACTATTGGAGTA is drawn from Candidatus Yanofskybacteria bacterium and contains these coding sequences:
- a CDS encoding insulinase family protein, with amino-acid sequence MRSKSNNHYDLHTYSNGLRLITVPMEHTKSVTVLVMVATGSRYEAKEINGISHFLEHMMFKGTTKRPGSLDISQELDSLGAEYNAFTSKEYTGYYVKCAAEKVDIALDVISDIFQNSKFDTHEMDKERGPIKEEINMYMDHPPRRVAEIFETLMYGDQPLGWDIGGTKENIDKMRHQDLLDYFKSHYFDNNTVIAVAGNIVSGEIKEKINKYFDNIRNGQRTEPPVTDDDQKQPRLIIEYKKTDQTHINVGFRSYSRFHPKYEALEILAIILGGGMSSRLFVEIREKRGLAYRVRTGVTAYNETGNLVTYAGLNNANLNEGLKVILAEHKKLVEELVNEKELKRVKDQILGSFVIGLEQSDDMASFYGEQELLEHKIETPEQRLAKITAITREDILEVARDVFKPEKLNLAIIGPLKGENKEIKEILNSW
- a CDS encoding glycine--tRNA ligase: MKKENENLLEKVVSLCKRRGFVFPGSEIYGGLANSWDLGHLGNELFNNIASLWWKTFVQERDDIVGLRGPVIMNPKVWEASGHLQSFTDPLVECKICHERFRQDKEEELKEHAELHKGKAEWTEPKNFNLLFKTYIGPVEDQQHLAYLRGELAQTMFTDFKTILETTRKRLPFGIAQIGKAFRNEITTGNFIFRTKEFTIAELEYFVKPGTEDEHYKNWDELLEKFLTDNLMLDKNKIRRYVHPKEKLAHYSKGTADLEYEFPFGWGELTGLASRTDFDLKNHEKLSGQNLKYRDPETEDEFLPYVVEPTCGLERLMLAVLVNSYEEVEARSGDEEAVHEKEVVLRLPRVLAPIKVAVLPLSRKEELTKPSYQIYRDLQKHFMCQYDETASIGKRYRRQDEIGTPFCVTYDFDSINDKKVTVRDRDTMEQERIEIANLSEHLLGKLNS
- the recO gene encoding DNA repair protein RecO, giving the protein MRTQAIILKKIPIREYDALVICYIKDSGKQIYQAKGILQPTSKQAGHLDILNLVDFSLVHKNSHPIITSAYCLKAFPHLKSSLSAMAAAFFLLECFDKLVFEGESDPKLWDFLLTRLEIYNGQSLLAIDWPKLIAETRQEILKTLGYDPSVPIEYVANAQFKSSQFARKVLE
- a CDS encoding GatB/YqeY domain-containing protein, which codes for MKQQLQNDLNMALKEKDQLKRLVLGMLMTAVKNKELMKRQQLSKTISDAGELEKQSQLMDEEIIGVIGSEVKKRKEAMEQFKTGGRDDLAQKEKSELDILLTYLPEQLSEDGIRAEVQKTISELGAAGIKDMGKVIGAVMAKLKGKADGGAVSKIVKELLG
- a CDS encoding 30S ribosomal protein S21, translating into MEVKRKPNESVGSLMRRFSRLVQQSRLLVRAKSARYFTKKPNERVEKNRAIMREELRGLRKRMERFGQYEEEVFEDEKKKLKQKLGL
- a CDS encoding histidine triad nucleotide-binding protein, producing MIQDVFCKILNKELPSDIVAEDNGWIAINDIHPQAPVHVLIIPRKHLADICSVTENDAKLLGELMMAASQVAKKLGLEEKGFRLIINHGEHGGQLVPHLHVHLLGGKKLGAKIVSDTK
- a CDS encoding histidine--tRNA ligase, with the protein product MAKLSIQSVKGMNDILPADQPYWYFVLKKASAILSDYGFEKIDTPIVESTQLFTRSVGEASDIIEKEMYNFKTKGGDELSLRPEGTAAVARAYIEHGMSVMPHPVQLWYAGQFFRHDNPQAGRFRQFHQLGVESFGDDNAATDASLIFIGYKLLESLGLKNLIVKVNSIGDSSCRPQYLKALKDFYRNRGKKVCNKCKKRLKTNILRLLDCEEQNCRDLGKDAPQMVDFLDEDCKLHFKNVLEFLDETKIPYLLEPRLVRGLDYYTRTVFEIWPEEKEGDSQLMWALCSGGRYDKLVSMLGGPKTPASGWGMGIERVILKLKEAGIEAPEHHPQARVFVTQLGELAKRKGLLLFEEFRKHGVATRASFGRDSIKSQLRIANRLGIKYTLIIGQKEALDGTVILREMDSGVQETISQEKILVAVKQRLKKE